The genomic stretch tccaaactatttttaatgcggccctcgatacaaaaaggttgcccaccacTGGTTTAGATCCTTCTGACTTCTACAttatagaaaatttttaaatcttatttcaATAATGCAAACTTCATTGTTTTCACATTTGATCGACTCTATGCCTGAACTTCACCGTGAAAGAGAACATTTTTAAATTCGGAGATGGAAAACTCTGAATACAAACGTCCCCTGTCTTGCGGCTAAGCACtgacatgggaaaggcttcgggtaTCATTACTTAGGCAAATAAGGAGCCCGTGACACTAAAGCAGCTTCCAACACGCACACAGTGTACCCTGCCAGAGCCTTCGACTTTGCTGACTGAAAACTGTATCGGTTATTTGTTATTTCTTGAGACTGAACATACATGTGGATATGGGGGTGAGGAgggcgaagcaggacgttttggccccgccgttttggcgcgaaggtccaAAACgatggtattttgaatttcatagtaaaattaaaatttctaaattttttgtacaaaatttgtgCTCAATGTGACCTGGAatgttgatatttttaaaaggaaTGTCCCGATTACGCCAGTGTtggcttgtttttatttgtttgaagaTCAAATGactgcatatttttgtttttatgtttgtcatATGAATTAGTCCACAAGCCAAGCTTTTGAAAAAAGAGGCATTTGGGCATTTGCTTAAAAAtgcataattaataaattagaaCCGTATTATCGACcttattcaattaaaaaaacgacATACAGTGAAGTCCTCTCGATTCACTCAAATTTGTGACCAATTATCGATAGTTGACATTTTCAGCACTGAACACTATATTTTATGACAGAGttggaagaaatatttttatccatGAAATCAAGAGCTTTGTTAGAACATATATACATCCATCACTGTCAGTACATATTTAAATCCTTCTCAATCGGCCCCCTATTTATAACCATCTATGatttgaatattttctttttaaaagcaattgatTAATCtacatataaaattaattatttttacataaggttaaatatttttctaattattccaATTCAATACAATATAGGATTTGATGTTATCTATTAGGGTAGTTCTGTATAATTTTAAACAGAAATTCTTAGTTATCTTTTAAATTAGTTTGTGCCACTAGTAATATTCATATAATTTAATCTTGGTTTTCATCACATAATGATCAACTACTCTAGAtaagttattataattattttactattattatattttatactattaatttaaagatttttttattaacaatactATATAGctattattgttttatacaaaaatataataaatttaattaaattttaaaggcAATACTATGataattttttcatatttagGTGAAAGATATCAAGGACCTTTACATTCCATTAAAAATTGCTAGATTCGCAAGAGTTGCTATTTACCTCTCTGATATAATGCTTTTGGTTGTCctctaattaattattaaaccaTGATAAATACTATTAGTAAACTCCActcaatttttaaatcaaactcAAATTAATTAAGAGTGGACAGatgagaaagaaatgaaatggcaaatgaaataaaagctgCTTTTAAAGACAATGGTGTGCAAAATCCTCAAACACATGTTTTGATAgaagaaaatatattgtttacaaAATCTGTGAAATTTGCAATATCTTATTGGGAAAAATATGAGGATGATGCTGGGATTATATTTATTCTTTAATTGTGATACTATTTTACATCTctctaaatgtattttaattttatttgattgatttgcTAATGAGTGATAATTgtaaagtttattaaaaaaaaaacatttgttggaatcaaaaaataaatctacattaattaataatcaaCCTATAAAATAGAATacttagacatttttaaaaaatatattcatgcattagacattaatatttagaatgtatttaatattttgatGATACCCATTATGTTCTTCGTTAAATAGTGTTGCAGATTTTATATAGAATTGATATAgatgtaaaaattatttacattttcatgcaTCAAAAATTACTTGAAATCAAAGcattacttttcatttttttaaataatattttcaacataataattaattcataCTTTAAAAGTATAGATACCAGACACtaaaataacattatttatttcttttttaagatttaaatttaaaaaatgactttttaacaaacttaagtaatttttcaaatccaaaaagtgttttattatatattcattaagagtacactttttttctttaaatataattaataatcctatccatacattcaaaattaattccATGTTACATGCAATAAAAGGAAactcaaaaaataaatttaaaaaaatatgaggTTCATTCTTGTTACAAAATTAGCTCAATTGGCagcacaataaaaaaatactcttgACCTATTTCCCAGTTTGATTCAACTTCCGGTAGTGAACAGAAATGACATGGATCTAAAAAATCAAGAATTTTCCCCtctcaaataaaaatgaatatctcCCCTTCCACTTGTCATACAATGATAAATTTAGTAtggttggaaatattttttcaagccCTTTTCAACCATATAGGTTTTATTAGTATATTgtgagtttgaattttttatcgAACTACCtagtttattgtattatttcttttaaaagaattattcatatctatttatttaagatattattttaaaataaaaaataaaaatcaaaaacaaaatgaaacgatgatagactaaaaattgatgcaattatttgtttacattaacattggtttatttaatgactgtatggtatatccagctatacataccaaacacttgctattAATAagcaaaaatataatacatgtaccatgtttcaCAAAATActtaaagttaagtatacatagacaccataGTTATTTGCCTAAatcgctggaattcaagggttcattaaaaagttGTGTGCAAGTCCTTTGAGGTATTATTGTAATGTGATAACCATAGATGCCCCCTTACGGCTGAAGGCGGCTAATGAACCATGCAAACAATGAATCTTTAAATGATAAATATGAAATATCTTGAAACTTAAATactagatttatgtttttagtttggTATTTAAAGGATAATCACCTTTCTTGCTGTGTGGCTGACAATGGTCAAACTTCCCATTCTGCCCAAACctctttactttttacttgaaGGAGATAACCAAATACATCCCTACGACTGAAGGCGGTTCATGTGTTTTACTTGAAGGAGATAACCAAATACGTCGCTACGACTGAAGGCGGTTCATGTGTTTATGCAGCTGAGGACGTTTATCAGAAATTTCAGATATGTTTAAGTTTAAACACTAGATTTATGTTTTTGGTTTTATGTATAAAGGGTAATAGCCTATCCTTCAGACTTTGTGATCACATggataaaatgtaaattttcttTGGATCTTTATAAACAACTCtccacatttgactagagctaTAAGTAGGAAGCATGAAAGAAGTTATACATGATCGGCCTCAAAAAGTAAAGGGTCAAGACAAGGTAAGAAAATGTTATACAATGTAAGACAAGGCCAGACAATATAAGACAAGGCAAGACAATGTAATACAAGGTAAGACAAGGCAAGACAATGTAATACAAGGTAAGACAATGTAATACAAGGTAAGACAAGGCAAGACAAGCCAAGCCAAGACAAGACAAGGTAAGACAAGGTAAGACAAGGTAAGACAAGGCAAGACAAGCCAAGACAAGACAAGACAATGTAAGACAAGGCAAGACAAGGTAAGACACGCCAACACAATGTAAGACAAGGTAATACAAGATAAGACACGCCAAGACAAGGCTAGACAAGGTAAGACAAGGTAAGAGAAGGTAAGACAAGGAAAGACAAGGTAAGTCAAGGCAAGACAAGGTAAGACAAGCTAAGAGAAGGTAAGACAAGGTAAGACAAGGTAAGTCAAGGCAAGACAAGGTAAGTCAAGGTAAGATATGGTAAGACAAGGTAAGAGAAGGTAAGACAAGGTAAGAGAAGGTAAGACAATGTAAGAGAAGGTAAGACAAGGTAAGAGAAGCTAAAACAAGGTAAGAGAAGGAAAGACAAGGCAAGACAAGGTAAGACAAGGTAAGAGAAGGTAAGACAAGGTAAGTCAAGGCTAGACAAGGCAAGACAAGGTAAGAGAAGGTAAGACAAGGTAAGTCAAGGCAAGACAAGGCAAGACAAGATAAGACAAGGTAAGACAAAGCAAGACAAGGTAAGAcaagccaagacaagccaagaaAAGGCAAGACAAGGTAAGAGAAGGTAAGACAAGGCAAGACAAGGTAAGACAAGGCAAGACAAGCCAAGACAAGGTAAGTCAAGGCAAGACAAAGTAAGACAAGGTAAGACAAGGTAAGAAAAGGCAAGACAAGGCAAGACAAGGCAAGACAAGCCAAGAAAAGGCAAGACAAGGTAAGACAAGGTAAGAATAGGCAAGACAAGGTAAGACAAGGCAAGACAAGGCAAGACAAGGTAAGACAAGGTAAGAATAGGCAAGACAAGGTAAGACAAGGCAAGACAAGGTAAGACAAGGTAAGAATAGGCAAGACAAGGTAAGACAAGGCAAGACAAGGTATCCGACACAGTGGTCTTAAAAAGTGAGGGTCTTGATAACACCCACAAAACCCTGATGCAGTAACAATGGCGACCGGTAAGCCACATAGAATGGAATACTCCTGTACCAATAAAAGACTACTTTACGGCCAGCGAATGGAGGAGGCAGTTGGTGTTAAGGTTGTCTGTTTCGTTGGCCAACTTTTATTAAGcagttgtcatgtggccagtacatcGACCAagcgcatttactttcccctgTGAAAGTCagcattagagttggatggattcagaggtgccctaaaaatcccgaaatttaaaatcacagttttcaccgagattcgaacccagcacactaggttcggaatccaagcgcttaaccacacAGCCACTGCCCCCCTTTTCATATTTTTGTCCTTATAATGCTTCAACAGTAAGATTCAACTATTCAGTTCTTCTACATTAGACATAGCCTGCTATGAGATCATAACATTTAAGTCGAGTGCTGAAATTTCCGCTGATTTCGTGTTCTAAATAGGTAAAAACGGAAGATGATAAGCAACgttttcaaaaattataactgtcaaaccagagttATCACTATGTAGCCCGTtaatgcccaacctaattcgacctgcgggccattttaatttccgacactcatgtcgcgggccacatgaccgaaaagatacaaaaacgaATTGAAATTCCCCTGAAACTAGGCATATAAGAAATAAAGTCAAACAAAAGGAACACACAGCTCTATATTAACTCCCTTGTGTTTCCCAAATTCTGAATTTAGGGTTAAAATGTGGTtccaattattttctttaaaatttcaaagctCTCAAAATGTATATTCAGATGGTTCCTATGTATACACAGATTCCCAGGACAGTCACAGCGTTTATAAGTAGGTAGCATCACTGCATGTTGGGTCACTGACTGTCTCCAATCAGGACATAGCCGTGGCGTGCTAGTCATGAATCTCTTAATGACTTCTAGTGACAGGTGACAAATGTTGTGATAATGGAGTTATGAGCAGCAACGTGATGTGGCAGTCTAGGCCGTTCatacggagagagagagagagagagagagagagagagagagagagagggtattAAGGAGGGCAATGGTCAAACGTTTTATGAAACACTGTTGCATATTATAGAAACGTATTCACCAaacaatacatttattattcCCTTTTGTCGCGCAGTCAAGCActctattgaattttttttcggaCAAACAGAGGATGGCGACGGACAAACTACTGGTTATTACATGTGTGCTAACTGTGATTTCCTGTACAAGTATGTAGGATtgttaagaaattatttttttcaaaaagtacatttttttatgttatctgGATGTGGCGTTGCTGAAGTAAAATAGAacataaaactatattttttatcatttgaAACTTTCCAGTGGTATTATTAGTGGTATTATcagaaagaaattaattttaacaaattcaagtaacatttttgttttacaacagGGATGTGGCCATTTCTTTCCTTAAAATGATTTCTTTCCTTAAAATGATTTCTTTCCTTAAGATGATTTCATTCTAAGgttaaattaatgtaaatattagatctagatcagaggcgcggtggctgagcggtaaagcgcttggctttctaATTGGGGTCCGGGTTCAAAACCTCTGAAGATAGATATTTATttagggatctttgggcgcctctgaatccacaaAGTTCTGatgatacctgacattagtttgggaaacgtaaaggcggtgacaccctcgttaacaataggccaaagaaacaaatggcctttacattatctgccttctagatcgcaaggtctgaaagaggaactagaTATAGTTCCGCGGGATCCTTATAAAAACGTCATTGAGtatatttttttggtttattttttttggctttaGATCAATATTTAGTCATGAATTGACatgaacaaaatattatttttttttactttttctccTCCAGAGGTGACTCCCTTGTCTACGCCATCGTTTCGATCGGGTCAAACTGTAACTTCAGAGGCGATGACCACATCAACAACTTTGTCTCCCACAgcaagaaaaatgaaaataaccCAGTTCCCTGAGAGGTCTCTACATATCCCGAAGATCTACGACATTCCCACTAGTCCCCCAACTTACTCTGGAACCTGTTCACTTAGTACATCAGGTATACTTGCCTTAATGTTTTGGTTAAAAGAACGGTGAAGAAACTCTGATAATGTATTTCTAAGTTTGTGAAGCAGTGTATAAGATTATTTGTAATCGATTTCATTGAAGACTAAGAATAACattaagactgctttattgatccttctggaaatttgttgtgattacaaggactcttttctttTAGGGAGCAGACCTAATTAGGTCTGGTTGGGAATAGTACAGTGGCAAGAACTGTTTGGCTTTTCCCAGctatccccctcccccaacagTTCTATGAAGAAGATTAAAATCATTAGATGATTAGACCATAGCGCATTGCAGAGCGATATAGCATTAAAGAATTATACTTCATGATTCTGATTCAAAAAGTACACTATTGAATATTTGTTGGTGATCTATACAGACAAGGTGAGAGGGGAaaagtaaataatattaatatccTTTATCATCCTAATTAAATGTATCCAAAAAATGTAATGTCCATTTGTAAATACAGGCTGGGGCGTGGGAATCTTTCTTAACTATAAGATAAGTATACGTTCTTGAAGCTGATAAATGTCATAAATTATgtctattttttattaaaggtttaatttacttgaaaaaaacaGTTACATATTGCACAAAGCAAGTTACTAaaatttcttttgcttttaattggccttaaataaaaaaaaatgtataaactcGAACCATATTTTGTATCGAAAATGTTTACATGGAGACGATTACTCCTCACTCTTGTCAATAGGCTAgaataataaaacttcaaattaattaattgtatgCATTATATTCTACAACGCACCTCTGCTTGAAAGATATGAACACAATCTTCAGTCACATGGTCAGACGACAGCAGATGTCATATCAGGAAGCTATTTCTACCTTATACCAAGAATTCGCTTGAAGCAAAGCTTAACTGGCAAACATTACAtgaagtttaaacaaaaatacttttataacgCGCAGTTTTCACACATCCACATTATgctatacacttgacaacaatctaaattagactaaatcgaggccagacatagatctagatttagatttaattgtattaaacaattagaacaaaatttatatttataatccaTTAAGAAAATGGTTTATCTTCtaacagcttaggggtgcagatttattatGTAAGCAGTACTATCACATCAAGAAGTGAATCTGATGCGAACAGCATAAGTGCACTATAACCCAGCAGTAGGtctactaatcctgatcataatattgacctagatctagctctagtagatctagattctatttatagatttatagatctagtctagattctagtcaagATTAGGCTATAGGTTGAGTTCTGGATCTTTATCTAGAGTTTAGTTAGTCTAGACCTAAACCTAGTCAAGGATGGCTTTCTGGTCAAGctgtttgcgtgctggactgtcgtttggattcattgctggtcccgggttcaaaccttaGGAATAGgcagtaaactatcttcaactctgaaggaacatccaaaacatgtaaaacctttaacaaacattttctagacctagtctagattctatcttgagatctagatagatctaaatctagacttttgATATAAACTAGATCCGCACCGGCCGGCACCATTTTGggggtgacaaccaagttggaaaaatgATAACTTGGCAAAAATAGAcacatcgaaaaaaaaaaaaaaaaatctcgagaaatatcttggagcagtggcgtcactagggggaaGGGGTGTgaggggtgcggtccgcaccagtCGACACCATTTTGGAGGTGACAACAAaattggaaaaattataacttggtaaaagcagacacataggaaaagataataataaaatctccaGATATATGCCCCAAATATGCCTTGACACACctagatggtagtttaagtGTAAATGATACAGCACAACGCTATACcatttaaagtataacaaaagaaacctgttcatatgatgttaagtctgtttataattttaattaaatattattgtaaaatgtgcaataacatttgaataaatgtaattaacattgggattttaaacttcagtaaaaatgcattaaaagtaggtaatcagcttACCGTAttgattcaaaaaaaaaaaaaaaaaactagcaatagtgtttattggaacatattACAAAAAAGTTGATGGGGAGggatgacacc from Biomphalaria glabrata chromosome 9, xgBioGlab47.1, whole genome shotgun sequence encodes the following:
- the LOC106065187 gene encoding uncharacterized protein LOC106065187, with product MATDKLLVITCVLTVISCTKVTPLSTPSFRSGQTVTSEAMTTSTTLSPTARKMKITQFPERSLHIPKIYDIPTSPPTYSGTCSLSTSVINVYILAVVVLTISCLTWLPWP